A single genomic interval of Gopherus evgoodei ecotype Sinaloan lineage chromosome 11, rGopEvg1_v1.p, whole genome shotgun sequence harbors:
- the NIF3L1 gene encoding NIF3-like protein 1 isoform X2 produces the protein MLLSCVHLIRRPLQCIQPLIVLPSRSFMDLKALVSSLNDFASLSLAESWDNVGLLVEPSPPHTVGTLFLTNDLTEEVMQEALQKKADLILSYHPPIFRALKRITWKTWKERLVIQALEHRVGIYSPHTAYDAIPHGVNNWLSKGLGVCATVPLHPSVAPSYPTEGTHRVEFSVDHTEHLETILSNMRGIPEISSLITLPARAEDEEQTRVSLNCTQKALLEVVALLSQNSLLYHKTEIMLLQKPLLPHTGMGRLCTLSEPVSLSALTERIKSHLRLPYIRLALGTGKTLEAKVKVAAVCAGSGSSVLQGVEADLYLTDGSHYQEF, from the exons ATGCTGCTGTCCTGTGTGCACCTGATTCGCCGACCTCTCCAGTGCATCCAACCTTTGATTGTCTTGCCTTCACGCTCCTTCATGGATCTAAAAGCTCTAGTTTCCTCCTTGAATGACTTTGCTTCACTCTCTCTGGCTGAAAGCTGGGACAATGTAGGATTACTGGTAGAACCGAGCCCACCCCATACTGTGGGCACACTCTTCCTAACTAATGACCTTACAGAGGAAGTAATGCAGGAGGCATTGCAGAAGAAGGCAGATCTTATCCTCTCTTACCACCCACCCATATTCCGAGCACTCAAGCGCATAACATGGAAAACCTGGAAAGAGCGTCTTGTGATCCAGGCTTTGGAACACAGAGTTGGCATTTACTCTCCACACACAGCATATGATGCCATACCTCATGGAGTCAATAACTGGCTATCCAAAGGACTTG GTGTCTGTGCCACTGTCCCACTACACCCATCAGTGGCTCCCAGCTACCCAACTGAGGGCACTCACCGAGTGGAATTCAGTGTGGACCACACTGAGCACCTGGAGACAATCCTATCCAACATGCGAGGGATCCCAGAGATTTCATCTCTCATTACTCTCCCTGCCAG GGCTGAAGATGAGGAGCAGACACGAGTCAGTTTGAACTGCACCCAGAAGGCACTTCTGGAGGTGGTGGCATTATTGTCACAGAACAGCCTTCTTTATCACAAGACTGAAATAATGTTATTACAGAAG CCTCTGCTTCCGCATACTGGAATGGGACGCCTATGCACGCTGAGTGAGCCAGTCTCCCTGTCAGCCTTGACTGAACGAATCAAAAGCCACCTAAGGCTGCCTTACATACGCCTGGCCCTGGGAACGGGGAAGACATTAG AAGCCAAAGTGAAAGTGGCTGCTGtgtgtgctggctctgggagcagtgtCCTGCAGGGTGTGGAAGCCGACCTCTATCTCACTG ATGGGAGTCACTACCAGGAATTCTGA
- the NIF3L1 gene encoding NIF3-like protein 1 isoform X1, with the protein MLLSCVHLIRRPLQCIQPLIVLPSRSFMDLKALVSSLNDFASLSLAESWDNVGLLVEPSPPHTVGTLFLTNDLTEEVMQEALQKKADLILSYHPPIFRALKRITWKTWKERLVIQALEHRVGIYSPHTAYDAIPHGVNNWLSKGLGVCATVPLHPSVAPSYPTEGTHRVEFSVDHTEHLETILSNMRGIPEISSLITLPARAEDEEQTRVSLNCTQKALLEVVALLSQNSLLYHKTEIMLLQKPLLPHTGMGRLCTLSEPVSLSALTERIKSHLRLPYIRLALGTGKTLEAKVKVAAVCAGSGSSVLQGVEADLYLTGEMSHHEVLDAVARGISVILCEHSNTERGFLSELRDMLATHLENQITVIVSERDRDPLQVV; encoded by the exons ATGCTGCTGTCCTGTGTGCACCTGATTCGCCGACCTCTCCAGTGCATCCAACCTTTGATTGTCTTGCCTTCACGCTCCTTCATGGATCTAAAAGCTCTAGTTTCCTCCTTGAATGACTTTGCTTCACTCTCTCTGGCTGAAAGCTGGGACAATGTAGGATTACTGGTAGAACCGAGCCCACCCCATACTGTGGGCACACTCTTCCTAACTAATGACCTTACAGAGGAAGTAATGCAGGAGGCATTGCAGAAGAAGGCAGATCTTATCCTCTCTTACCACCCACCCATATTCCGAGCACTCAAGCGCATAACATGGAAAACCTGGAAAGAGCGTCTTGTGATCCAGGCTTTGGAACACAGAGTTGGCATTTACTCTCCACACACAGCATATGATGCCATACCTCATGGAGTCAATAACTGGCTATCCAAAGGACTTG GTGTCTGTGCCACTGTCCCACTACACCCATCAGTGGCTCCCAGCTACCCAACTGAGGGCACTCACCGAGTGGAATTCAGTGTGGACCACACTGAGCACCTGGAGACAATCCTATCCAACATGCGAGGGATCCCAGAGATTTCATCTCTCATTACTCTCCCTGCCAG GGCTGAAGATGAGGAGCAGACACGAGTCAGTTTGAACTGCACCCAGAAGGCACTTCTGGAGGTGGTGGCATTATTGTCACAGAACAGCCTTCTTTATCACAAGACTGAAATAATGTTATTACAGAAG CCTCTGCTTCCGCATACTGGAATGGGACGCCTATGCACGCTGAGTGAGCCAGTCTCCCTGTCAGCCTTGACTGAACGAATCAAAAGCCACCTAAGGCTGCCTTACATACGCCTGGCCCTGGGAACGGGGAAGACATTAG AAGCCAAAGTGAAAGTGGCTGCTGtgtgtgctggctctgggagcagtgtCCTGCAGGGTGTGGAAGCCGACCTCTATCTCACTG GAGAGATGTCCCACCATGAAGTACTGGATGCTGTTGCCAGAGGGATAAGTGTGATTTTGTGTGAGCACAGTAACACTGAGCGAGGCTTTCTGTCAGAGTTGCGAGATATGCTGGCTACACACTTAGAGAATCAGATTACCGTCATTGTGTCAGAGAGGGACAGAGACCCTCTTCAGGTGGTATAG
- the PPIL3 gene encoding peptidyl-prolyl cis-trans isomerase-like 3 isoform X1 codes for MAVTLHTDVGDIKIEIFCERTPKACENFLALCASNYYNGCIFHRNIKGFMVQTGDPTGSGKGGNSIWGRKFEDEYSEHLKHSVRGVVSMANNGPNTNGSQFFITYGKQPHLDMKYTVFGKVIDGLETLDELEKLPVNEKTYRPLNDVHIKDVTIHANPLAS; via the exons ATG GCTGTCACACTGCACACTGATGTGGGAGATATTAAAATAGAGATATTCTGTGAGCGAACACCTAAGGCCTGTGAA AACTTCCTGGCTCTTTGTGCTAGTAACTACTACAATGGCTGCATATTTCACCGGAATATCAAAGGATTCATGGTGCAGACAGGGGATCCAACAG GCTCTGGGAAAGGAGGTAACAGCATTTGGGGCAGGAAATTTGAAGATGAATACAGTGAACACCTAAAG CACAGTGTCCGTGGTGTCGTTTCCATGGCGAACAATGGCCCAAACACCAATGGATCTCAGTTCTTCATTACATATGGCAAACAGCCACACCTAGATATGAAGTATACTGTCTTTGGGAA GGTAATTGATGGTCTGGAGACCCTAGATGAGCTGGAGAAGCTCCCGGTGAATGAGAAAACCTACCGACCTCTTAACGATGTTCACATTAAGGATGTCACAATTCATGCCAACCCTTTGGCTTCATAG
- the PPIL3 gene encoding peptidyl-prolyl cis-trans isomerase-like 3 isoform X2 — protein MAAYFTGISKDSWCRQGIQQVNPSISVWYIEPFFKGGRQGSGKGGNSIWGRKFEDEYSEHLKHSVRGVVSMANNGPNTNGSQFFITYGKQPHLDMKYTVFGKVIDGLETLDELEKLPVNEKTYRPLNDVHIKDVTIHANPLAS, from the exons ATGGCTGCATATTTCACCGGAATATCAAAGGATTCATGGTGCAGACAGGGGATCCAACAGGTAAATCCTTCCATCAGTGTCTGGTATATTGAGCCCTTTTTCAAAGGTGGGAGACAAG GCTCTGGGAAAGGAGGTAACAGCATTTGGGGCAGGAAATTTGAAGATGAATACAGTGAACACCTAAAG CACAGTGTCCGTGGTGTCGTTTCCATGGCGAACAATGGCCCAAACACCAATGGATCTCAGTTCTTCATTACATATGGCAAACAGCCACACCTAGATATGAAGTATACTGTCTTTGGGAA GGTAATTGATGGTCTGGAGACCCTAGATGAGCTGGAGAAGCTCCCGGTGAATGAGAAAACCTACCGACCTCTTAACGATGTTCACATTAAGGATGTCACAATTCATGCCAACCCTTTGGCTTCATAG